From the genome of Rhodothermia bacterium, one region includes:
- a CDS encoding phosphoglucomutase/phosphomannomutase family protein has protein sequence MSDIKFGTDGWRAIIAADFTFDNVAKVAQATGQWLLKTYGNRPTVVIGHDCRFHGRRFQQHVAQVLASMGCEVLVGSGFTSTPAVSLAVLKNSYNLGVVITASHNPPEYSGYKLKADFGGPATPAQIEAVEAELDQLSALTLRPITELTAEGLINESDLQSAYLDHVRNVLDIAAIQGSGLKIVYDAMYGAGRGTVSALLGGGVTELRHDDNPGFMGQAPEPIEKNLAGLSATILKEAANLGLATDGDADRIGLYDEQGQFVDSHKILCLLAKYLYEERGLRGDIVKTFSTTTMLDKIGAAYGLKVHTTKIGFKYIGEMIVSGDVLVGGEESGGMAVKGHIPERDGVFIGLLVAEMMVKRNKKLSELVAELFAQFGPHYHSRNDLHTHKKDAALAYLASGAVTSVNGKPVTAIADLDGVKVFTEDGWLMYRGSGTEPVLRVYSEAASPELADAIVASGVAIVEAL, from the coding sequence ATGTCAGACATTAAATTTGGAACCGACGGCTGGCGTGCCATTATCGCGGCCGATTTCACCTTCGACAATGTGGCCAAGGTAGCACAAGCCACAGGGCAATGGCTGCTAAAAACATATGGCAACCGTCCAACAGTGGTTATTGGCCACGACTGCCGTTTTCATGGCCGCCGCTTTCAACAACATGTAGCACAAGTTTTGGCCTCGATGGGATGCGAGGTTTTGGTGGGCAGCGGTTTTACTTCTACACCAGCGGTAAGTCTGGCTGTGCTTAAAAACAGCTACAACTTAGGAGTCGTGATTACGGCCAGTCATAACCCACCAGAATACAGTGGCTACAAGCTGAAGGCGGATTTTGGTGGTCCAGCCACACCTGCTCAGATTGAAGCCGTAGAGGCCGAGCTTGACCAACTTTCTGCTTTGACCTTGCGCCCAATAACCGAACTAACCGCAGAAGGTCTTATCAATGAATCAGATTTACAGTCTGCGTATTTAGACCATGTTCGGAATGTATTGGATATTGCCGCTATTCAGGGTTCGGGACTCAAAATCGTATATGATGCCATGTATGGCGCTGGACGTGGGACGGTTTCTGCTCTTTTGGGTGGTGGTGTTACAGAACTCCGCCACGACGACAATCCGGGCTTTATGGGTCAAGCACCCGAACCCATTGAGAAAAATCTCGCGGGACTTTCAGCAACAATCTTAAAGGAAGCTGCAAACTTGGGTCTTGCTACGGACGGGGATGCAGACCGAATTGGTCTTTATGACGAACAAGGCCAGTTTGTGGACTCTCATAAAATCCTATGCCTGCTTGCCAAATACCTTTATGAAGAACGTGGTTTGCGTGGAGACATCGTTAAAACATTTTCTACGACCACCATGTTAGACAAAATTGGTGCGGCATATGGCCTAAAGGTACATACCACAAAAATTGGTTTTAAATACATCGGAGAGATGATCGTATCTGGCGATGTATTGGTGGGTGGCGAAGAGTCAGGGGGAATGGCCGTCAAAGGACATATTCCAGAACGGGACGGCGTATTTATTGGACTTCTGGTGGCGGAAATGATGGTAAAACGCAACAAAAAACTTTCGGAACTGGTGGCAGAACTTTTTGCGCAATTTGGCCCACATTATCACAGCCGGAACGATCTACACACCCATAAAAAAGATGCTGCATTGGCGTACTTGGCGTCGGGCGCTGTGACCTCAGTAAATGGAAAACCTGTTACAGCCATTGCCGATCTGGACGGGGTGAAGGTTTTCACCGAGGACGGTTGGTTAATGTATCGCGGATCTGGTACAGAGCCGGTATTGCGGGTGTACTCCGAGGCTGCTTCACCAGAATTGGCGGATGCGATTGTTGCGTCAGGTGTTGCGATCGTGGAGGCGCTTTGA
- a CDS encoding dephospho-CoA kinase: MKTLGVTGGIGSGKTTVCKLLESLGASVFYADVEAKRIQVEDPTARSEILQVFGSDSYFQDGSLNRAFLAQQVFSDNAKMSALNNIVHPRVRTALLRKKEEAATAGYPLLVYEAALIFETNGQEVVDAVLVVDAPLEDRIKRVVLRDGSTIAQVQARIRNQLTDEEMRQRADYVIKNTGDPADLRQKVVAFWQDFVGT; encoded by the coding sequence ATGAAGACTTTAGGCGTAACGGGCGGAATTGGTTCTGGGAAAACCACCGTATGCAAACTATTAGAAAGTTTGGGTGCATCGGTGTTTTATGCAGACGTCGAGGCCAAGCGCATCCAAGTAGAAGATCCAACAGCTCGCTCAGAGATTCTCCAAGTATTTGGCTCGGATAGCTATTTCCAAGACGGGAGCCTAAACCGTGCCTTTTTGGCGCAGCAAGTCTTTTCCGATAACGCCAAAATGTCGGCATTGAACAATATTGTCCATCCGCGTGTAAGGACAGCTTTGCTGAGGAAGAAGGAAGAAGCCGCCACAGCCGGATACCCACTCTTGGTCTATGAAGCCGCTTTGATTTTTGAGACCAATGGCCAAGAGGTTGTAGATGCTGTTCTGGTGGTAGATGCCCCTTTAGAAGACCGCATTAAACGGGTGGTATTGCGGGATGGGAGTACAATAGCACAAGTACAGGCGAGAATCCGAAACCAACTTACAGATGAAGAAATGCGCCAACGTGCCGATTATGTGATCAAAAATACAGGCGATCCTGCAGATCTAAGACAAAAGGTCGTAGCTTTTTGGCAAGATTTTGTCGGCACTTAG
- a CDS encoding DUF1295 domain-containing protein produces MKTIPELWMDNVGMVWGLMTVIWLLSLFRRNSGVVDVFWGLGFLMLSAYTFFWESVGVPRQFVFMGIVVAWALRLATHIFFRGLGKSEDWRYAQWRAADPQSWWWKSYLKVFMLQGVIMLALFPMMMVVLVAPIPDDWTLWDTIGATLCGIGFLFEWTADRQLLNWKRKPENSGQVMDRGLWRYSRHPNYFGEAVLWWGLACFAVSVGAWWTLYSPLLMTYLLLRVSGVAMLERGLAGRKLAYEGYIRRTSAFIPWFPKKENNN; encoded by the coding sequence ATGAAAACAATACCGGAACTCTGGATGGACAATGTGGGAATGGTTTGGGGGCTAATGACGGTTATTTGGCTTTTAAGCCTTTTTCGCCGAAATTCTGGAGTGGTAGATGTTTTTTGGGGGCTGGGTTTTTTGATGCTCAGCGCCTACACTTTTTTCTGGGAATCGGTGGGGGTTCCCCGCCAGTTTGTGTTTATGGGAATAGTGGTGGCATGGGCACTCCGGTTGGCAACACATATCTTTTTTAGGGGCTTAGGGAAGTCCGAAGATTGGCGGTATGCCCAATGGCGTGCAGCAGATCCCCAAAGTTGGTGGTGGAAAAGCTATCTGAAGGTATTTATGTTGCAGGGCGTCATTATGCTGGCGCTCTTTCCAATGATGATGGTCGTTTTGGTTGCCCCAATTCCAGATGATTGGACGCTTTGGGATACAATAGGGGCGACACTGTGTGGCATAGGTTTTTTGTTTGAATGGACGGCAGATAGACAACTGTTAAACTGGAAGCGTAAACCAGAAAACAGCGGCCAAGTCATGGATCGTGGTTTATGGCGCTACTCACGCCATCCCAACTATTTCGGCGAGGCAGTACTTTGGTGGGGGTTGGCATGTTTTGCCGTTTCGGTTGGGGCATGGTGGACACTTTATTCGCCCTTGCTGATGACCTATCTTTTGCTTCGCGTATCTGGTGTTGCCATGCTGGAGCGAGGACTGGCCGGAAGAAAATTGGCCTACGAAGGATACATCAGACGAACTTCAGCCTTCATTCCTTGGTTTCCCAAGAAAGAAAACAACAACTGA
- a CDS encoding leucine--tRNA ligase gives MASYPFSEIEKKWQSYWQTHKTFRTPDNVDTSKPKYYVLDMFPYPSGAGLHVGHPEGYTATDITARYKRMNGFNVLHPMGWDAFGLPAEQYAIKTGTHPAATTANNINRFREQLQALGFSYDWDREVNTTDPKYYRWTQWIFAQLYEAGMTYVAEVPVNWCAELGTVLSNEEVIDGKSEVGGFPVVRRPMKQWMMKITAYAERLLEDLELLDWPESLKTMQRNWIGRSEGAEFAFAVDGHDAAIRVYSTRPDTIFGATFMVLAPEHPLVAQITTQDQQRAVEDYRDAAARKSDLERTELAKEKTGVWTGAYAINPANDERIPIWIADYVLATYGTGAIMAVPAQDDRDWEFAEMFGLPIVRTVQPPADFKGKAFLGDGVAINSGFLNGLGVSEAKTKAIQWIEETNIGTKKVNYKLRDWLFSRQRYWGEPFPIIYVDGQPKLIPLDELPLLLPEMEDFKPSGTPEGPLSKATDWVHTTDPDTGKPALRETNTMPQWAGSCWYYLRYIDVTNENALADLDKLRYWLPVDLYVGGAEHAVLHLLYARFWHKVLYDLGIVPTKEPFQKLVNQGMILGENNQKMSKSRGNVINPDDIVQEYGADSLRLYEMFMGPLEQMKPWSMNGVAGVHRFLNRAWRMLVDEKTDSVIVTDDEPTPAQSKEIHRLIKKVGEDIEGMRYNTAIAAMMEFVNAALQWENRPRKVMEPFTLILSPYAPHLAEELWQRMGHVSTLAHESWPTYDEAYLLENTIEIAVQINGKLRATITIPVDATKDNVLALAKAQPNIQIHTEGKTIRKEIYVPGKIVNLVVG, from the coding sequence ATGGCATCGTACCCGTTTTCCGAAATCGAAAAGAAGTGGCAGTCGTATTGGCAAACCCATAAAACGTTTAGAACCCCCGACAATGTGGATACCAGCAAGCCCAAGTATTATGTCTTGGACATGTTTCCATATCCCTCCGGTGCAGGCTTACATGTCGGACATCCAGAAGGATACACCGCAACCGACATCACCGCACGGTACAAACGGATGAACGGCTTTAATGTCCTACATCCGATGGGTTGGGATGCTTTTGGATTGCCCGCTGAACAATATGCCATCAAAACGGGAACACATCCGGCAGCAACCACAGCAAACAATATCAACCGATTTCGTGAGCAATTGCAAGCGCTTGGGTTTTCGTATGATTGGGATCGGGAAGTGAATACCACCGATCCCAAATACTACCGCTGGACGCAGTGGATTTTTGCGCAACTCTATGAAGCCGGAATGACTTATGTGGCCGAGGTTCCAGTGAATTGGTGTGCCGAGTTGGGAACCGTGCTGTCCAACGAAGAGGTGATAGACGGCAAGTCGGAGGTGGGCGGTTTTCCGGTGGTGCGCCGTCCGATGAAGCAATGGATGATGAAAATCACGGCGTATGCAGAACGTCTTCTGGAGGATTTGGAGCTTTTAGATTGGCCAGAAAGCCTGAAAACCATGCAACGCAACTGGATTGGCCGCTCGGAAGGAGCCGAGTTTGCATTTGCCGTGGATGGGCACGATGCCGCCATACGGGTCTATTCCACGCGCCCAGATACGATCTTCGGCGCAACCTTTATGGTCTTGGCGCCGGAGCATCCCTTGGTGGCGCAAATTACCACGCAAGACCAACAACGTGCCGTAGAAGACTACCGTGATGCCGCCGCTCGGAAGTCGGACTTGGAGCGGACAGAATTGGCCAAAGAAAAAACAGGTGTTTGGACGGGAGCCTATGCCATTAATCCAGCCAATGACGAGCGTATCCCCATTTGGATTGCTGATTATGTGTTGGCGACCTATGGAACTGGTGCCATTATGGCGGTTCCTGCACAAGACGACCGCGACTGGGAATTTGCCGAGATGTTTGGCTTACCCATCGTGCGAACCGTACAACCGCCAGCCGATTTTAAAGGAAAAGCATTTTTGGGCGATGGCGTGGCAATCAACTCCGGCTTCTTAAATGGTCTGGGCGTGTCCGAAGCAAAGACAAAGGCCATCCAATGGATCGAGGAAACAAATATTGGAACTAAAAAAGTAAATTACAAACTCCGTGATTGGCTCTTCAGCCGTCAACGCTATTGGGGAGAGCCCTTCCCCATTATTTATGTGGACGGACAACCGAAGTTAATCCCATTGGACGAGTTACCGTTATTATTACCAGAAATGGAGGACTTCAAACCCTCTGGAACGCCCGAAGGGCCACTCTCTAAAGCAACCGATTGGGTACATACAACCGATCCAGACACAGGAAAACCAGCCCTACGCGAAACGAACACCATGCCACAATGGGCGGGATCGTGTTGGTATTACCTACGCTATATTGATGTCACCAATGAAAACGCCTTGGCCGATTTAGACAAACTACGCTATTGGCTGCCCGTAGATTTGTATGTGGGAGGCGCGGAACATGCCGTATTACACCTGCTGTATGCCCGTTTCTGGCACAAAGTTTTGTATGATCTGGGCATAGTGCCTACAAAAGAGCCTTTCCAAAAGCTTGTTAATCAGGGCATGATTCTTGGCGAAAACAACCAAAAAATGTCCAAAAGCCGAGGCAATGTGATTAATCCGGATGACATTGTTCAAGAGTATGGCGCCGACTCTTTGCGCCTCTACGAGATGTTTATGGGGCCCTTAGAGCAAATGAAGCCGTGGAGCATGAATGGCGTAGCGGGCGTTCATCGCTTCCTAAACCGTGCTTGGCGGATGTTAGTGGACGAAAAGACCGACAGCGTAATCGTGACGGACGATGAACCCACTCCCGCACAATCGAAGGAAATACATCGTCTCATCAAAAAAGTGGGAGAAGATATAGAGGGAATGCGTTACAATACAGCCATTGCCGCCATGATGGAATTTGTGAATGCGGCCTTACAATGGGAAAACCGTCCCCGAAAAGTAATGGAACCGTTTACATTGATCCTTAGCCCATATGCGCCCCACTTGGCCGAAGAGTTGTGGCAGCGAATGGGCCACGTAAGCACCCTTGCACATGAGTCTTGGCCAACCTACGACGAAGCCTATTTGCTAGAAAATACCATAGAAATTGCGGTGCAGATAAATGGAAAACTTAGGGCGACCATCACCATTCCAGTGGATGCAACCAAGGATAACGTGCTCGCACTTGCCAAAGCACAACCGAATATCCAAATACATACCGAGGGCAAAACTATACGTAAAGAAATTTATGTTCCGGGTAAAATTGTGAACTTGGTTGTTGGGTAA
- the nspC gene encoding carboxynorspermidine decarboxylase, producing MPRILPEKANVLTTVDFSQLPSPCFVMEAGLLRRNLEKLHHVKTASGCTLILALKGFSMYHTFPLVKQYLDGATASSLHEARLCVEEMKTLAHIYAPIYLEDEFEEMLSYASHLTFNTLNQWERFKRRVAEYEQHRRKKISCGIRINPQYSEVETEMYNPCVPGSRLGITADYFGDRLPDGIEGLHFHTLCEKDSHTLERTLVHVEARFGPLLHQAKWVNFGGGHLITRADYDPEHLIALLKDFQKRYKVEVILEPGSAIGWQTGYLLATVEDIFDSQGIQVAMLDVSFAAHMPDTLEMPYKPRIHGAYQEPIAGKPTYRFGGMTCLAGDFMGDYSFDQPLRVGDRIVFDDMMHYTMVKTTTFNGVNLPSIGIWQEDQRFTLLRTYGYESFKDRLG from the coding sequence ATGCCTCGTATTCTGCCCGAAAAAGCAAATGTCCTCACAACCGTAGATTTTAGCCAACTTCCTTCCCCTTGTTTTGTGATGGAAGCGGGTCTCTTGCGTCGCAATTTAGAAAAACTACACCATGTAAAAACTGCCTCTGGGTGTACGCTCATTTTGGCGTTAAAAGGATTCTCGATGTACCACACTTTTCCGTTGGTGAAACAATATTTAGATGGTGCTACGGCCTCCTCCCTCCACGAAGCGAGGCTTTGTGTGGAAGAAATGAAAACGTTGGCACATATTTATGCACCGATCTATTTAGAGGACGAATTTGAAGAGATGCTGTCTTATGCCAGTCACCTTACGTTTAACACTCTAAACCAGTGGGAACGGTTTAAACGTCGCGTGGCGGAATATGAGCAGCATCGAAGAAAAAAAATCTCATGCGGTATTCGGATTAATCCCCAATATTCCGAGGTGGAAACAGAAATGTATAATCCGTGTGTCCCCGGCTCTCGTTTAGGCATCACGGCGGATTATTTCGGCGACCGTTTGCCAGATGGCATCGAGGGGCTGCACTTCCACACCTTGTGCGAAAAAGACTCTCATACCTTGGAACGTACATTGGTGCATGTAGAAGCCCGATTTGGCCCTTTACTCCACCAAGCCAAATGGGTGAACTTTGGTGGGGGACATTTAATTACCCGTGCAGATTATGATCCCGAACATTTGATTGCACTCCTGAAAGACTTTCAAAAACGGTATAAGGTGGAAGTGATCCTCGAACCCGGTTCTGCAATTGGCTGGCAAACGGGTTATCTATTGGCCACCGTAGAAGACATTTTCGACTCGCAAGGCATCCAGGTGGCCATGTTAGACGTCTCTTTTGCAGCCCATATGCCCGACACCTTGGAAATGCCATATAAACCCCGTATCCACGGTGCATACCAAGAACCCATTGCCGGAAAACCGACTTATCGTTTTGGGGGAATGACGTGTCTTGCTGGAGATTTTATGGGCGATTATTCGTTTGACCAACCACTCCGTGTAGGCGACCGCATTGTGTTTGATGATATGATGCACTATACGATGGTCAAGACCACAACATTCAACGGTGTTAACCTGCCTTCTATTGGGATTTGGCAAGAAGACCAACGGTTTACTTTACTTAGAACCTATGGTTACGAAAGTTTTAAAGATCGGTTGGGATAA
- a CDS encoding PP2C family protein-serine/threonine phosphatase produces the protein MRLTPYSIPLFGRRLFLNDLLLAVTALVGIFVFFYTKPLTTPDATANWQLGKKEATRRAQYFLKQAGFSTIGFTPTAEFRRNIGLLHLLQVEKGRNEAVSLLKQRVFSERFPAYYWRVAFRRSGEVMQRGPVVEVLLTQDGHIWGLRQESQLLEVVKGSDAGLMSALGRIRQQHLSLSTDQRRVLISRLEGKANSTNRPLFYFSIPDTLTGEALSQTLRNEPSAIDVPRLLAGEPQALGPMAANALARAHLNTTANKGISFHLDSLWVRNSVAHLQFSAQSPLHGLVQRTSVRLTQNAQLLSIRSTFSSAKVAPPVPDLRNETTPITMLFGVVAIGLILFYLFVFFRRISARILDIQSATRDGLFVGGALTAMLVITVWNDVSNPAMPLEARLGILLAVFFGGAAGALLMFMLSGATDAMMYAVWPEKLRSLQLLRRLYVYNAVIGRAIFQAIAVAGVFLGLSGVYWWLFSDALMVFSGNGPDEFLANQVPSPFLYVLFYGTFNGVLFFQLIYAGIGSWLKPRVSEIWWYVLVSVVLATIPLFSAPIFPLYHNFLFLFVLSLTFSWAFRRFDLLTVFLAYLLFLATDLLSTNLFAHAAPDRADLVFLLLLVGFLAAFGLAALTKGRKEDLLPEETPIYLMEMANQKRVERELEIAHEVQQSFLPRQMPNIPGLVIAAICNAAQETGGDYYEVLQLDDTRLGIAIGDVSGKGIQAAFYMTLVKGMLQTLMMETDKPAEVLARLNRHFRRNVRPGIFVSVVYGILDLKHRTFTFARAGHNPTLLKRSNSQIAESLRPNGMAIGMADGTKFDALIETATIELFAGDTIVLYTDGFSEAANEQGAVFGDRHLAALVGQYGQLLPENLIQRLQEEVQGFVGKAGQRDDMTMLVLKLT, from the coding sequence ATGCGTCTAACCCCATATTCAATTCCTTTATTTGGCCGTCGGCTTTTTCTGAATGATCTCCTCCTTGCTGTTACAGCATTGGTGGGTATCTTTGTTTTTTTTTACACCAAGCCACTCACGACTCCAGACGCAACCGCAAATTGGCAATTAGGGAAAAAAGAAGCGACTCGGCGTGCTCAATATTTCTTAAAACAAGCAGGATTCAGCACTATTGGCTTTACACCTACGGCCGAGTTTCGGAGAAATATTGGATTGCTTCATCTGCTTCAAGTGGAAAAAGGGCGGAACGAAGCTGTGTCTTTATTAAAACAACGTGTTTTCTCGGAACGTTTTCCAGCGTATTACTGGCGGGTTGCTTTTCGGAGGAGTGGCGAAGTCATGCAGCGCGGCCCAGTGGTAGAGGTGCTGCTCACTCAAGACGGCCATATATGGGGCTTGCGACAAGAATCCCAACTTTTGGAGGTGGTAAAGGGGAGCGATGCTGGCTTAATGAGTGCTTTAGGCCGCATTCGTCAGCAGCACTTGTCGTTAAGCACAGACCAGCGTCGTGTATTGATCTCTCGGCTTGAAGGCAAAGCCAATTCTACCAACCGCCCGCTTTTTTACTTCTCAATACCTGATACTTTAACGGGCGAAGCCTTGTCCCAAACCCTTAGAAACGAACCTTCTGCCATAGATGTCCCTCGGTTGTTGGCCGGAGAACCCCAAGCGCTTGGCCCAATGGCGGCCAATGCACTTGCACGGGCACACCTGAACACCACTGCCAACAAAGGCATCTCTTTCCACTTAGACTCGCTTTGGGTTCGTAATTCCGTTGCACACCTCCAGTTTTCTGCCCAGTCCCCCCTTCACGGTTTGGTACAGCGAACTTCCGTCCGGCTTACCCAAAATGCACAACTCTTAAGCATACGCTCCACATTTTCATCGGCCAAGGTAGCCCCGCCCGTGCCCGATCTCCGTAATGAAACCACACCAATTACCATGCTTTTTGGTGTGGTGGCCATCGGACTCATCCTGTTTTATCTCTTTGTTTTTTTTAGACGCATTTCTGCGCGTATTCTGGATATACAGTCAGCCACACGCGATGGTCTTTTTGTAGGTGGTGCATTGACGGCCATGCTGGTTATCACTGTTTGGAACGATGTTTCCAATCCAGCAATGCCCTTAGAAGCACGATTAGGGATTTTGTTGGCTGTTTTTTTTGGTGGAGCCGCAGGAGCATTGCTAATGTTTATGCTTTCCGGGGCTACGGATGCCATGATGTATGCTGTATGGCCAGAAAAACTCCGTTCTTTACAATTACTTCGGCGCTTATATGTTTATAATGCCGTTATCGGGCGTGCCATCTTTCAAGCCATTGCAGTTGCCGGCGTTTTTTTAGGACTTTCGGGTGTGTATTGGTGGCTTTTCTCGGATGCACTGATGGTGTTTAGTGGAAATGGCCCTGATGAGTTTTTGGCAAACCAAGTCCCTTCCCCATTTTTGTATGTCCTTTTTTATGGCACTTTTAATGGTGTTTTATTTTTTCAACTGATATATGCGGGCATTGGGAGTTGGCTTAAACCTCGTGTCAGTGAAATTTGGTGGTACGTTTTGGTATCGGTGGTACTTGCTACCATACCTTTGTTTTCTGCGCCAATATTTCCGTTGTACCACAACTTCTTGTTTTTATTTGTCTTATCGCTTACATTTTCATGGGCATTCAGGCGCTTTGACCTGCTTACCGTCTTTTTGGCCTATTTGCTTTTTTTAGCAACGGACTTGCTCTCCACAAATTTGTTTGCCCATGCCGCACCAGATCGGGCAGACCTTGTATTTCTCCTGCTCTTGGTTGGATTTTTGGCCGCCTTCGGTCTTGCTGCACTAACCAAAGGTCGGAAAGAAGACCTCTTGCCCGAAGAAACTCCCATATACCTGATGGAGATGGCGAACCAAAAACGTGTGGAGCGTGAGTTGGAAATCGCTCACGAGGTGCAACAATCTTTTCTCCCACGCCAAATGCCAAACATTCCCGGACTTGTCATTGCCGCAATTTGTAATGCAGCACAGGAAACCGGAGGTGACTACTACGAGGTGCTTCAATTAGATGACACCAGATTGGGCATTGCTATCGGGGACGTTAGTGGGAAAGGCATTCAAGCCGCTTTTTACATGACCTTGGTCAAAGGGATGCTCCAAACCTTGATGATGGAGACAGATAAGCCGGCAGAAGTCCTTGCTCGCCTCAACCGCCACTTTCGAAGGAATGTTCGTCCGGGCATTTTTGTCTCTGTTGTATATGGCATCCTTGACCTTAAACACCGCACGTTTACTTTTGCCCGTGCCGGACACAACCCAACGCTCCTAAAACGATCTAATAGCCAGATTGCGGAAAGTTTACGTCCAAACGGGATGGCCATCGGGATGGCGGATGGTACAAAGTTTGACGCCCTTATCGAGACGGCTACCATAGAATTATTTGCCGGAGATACCATTGTACTTTATACAGATGGTTTTTCGGAAGCCGCAAATGAACAAGGCGCGGTTTTCGGAGACCGTCATCTAGCAGCATTAGTAGGTCAATATGGACAACTTTTGCCGGAAAACTTGATTCAACGGCTGCAAGAAGAAGTGCAAGGCTTTGTTGGAAAAGCCGGACAGCGCGACGATATGACAATGTTGGTTCTAAAACTCACCTGA
- a CDS encoding formate--tetrahydrofolate ligase — MSSSSFPSDLAISRKANLRAIQDVAADLGLEHSDLLFYGTTKAKIKLSVLDDPRFRDRPNGRYIDVTAITPTPLGEGKTTTLIGLTQALGKLGKKTACCIRQPSMGPTFGIKGGAAGGGYAQVVPMEEFNLHLTGDIHAISVAHNLASAAIDARLYHESRMSDVALEKLGLKRLNIDPYNITWPRVVDVNDRSLRHITLGLGGVLDGIPREGGYDIAVASELMAIIALASDLKDLRKRVGRIVFGLNRAGQPLTLEDLQVAGAVTVLLRDALLPNLMQTLEGQPALVHAGPFANVAHGNSSIVADRIALKLADYVLTESGFGSDIGMEKFVHVKCRTSGIVPDAVVLVATVRALKTHGNGPPVVAGRALDVAYTQENLPLLREGLPNLIRHIEIARKFGIPVVVAINRFHTDTEAEIAVIREAALAAGAYDAIPTTHFTDGGAGSVDLAQAVMKAAERPKQFRYLYPLELGIAEKIAIVAREVYGAKGIALDQKAQKQIARYEAAGFGNLPICVAKTHLSLSHDPTLKGVPHDFIFPIREVRAAVGAGFIYPIAGDMRTMPGLGAKPAYMQVDIDENGEVVGLF; from the coding sequence ATGAGTTCCTCCTCTTTCCCAAGCGATTTGGCCATTTCACGCAAGGCCAACCTCCGAGCCATCCAAGACGTAGCAGCAGATTTAGGGCTTGAACACTCGGATCTGTTGTTTTATGGAACCACCAAAGCCAAAATCAAGCTCTCAGTTTTGGATGATCCACGATTTAGAGATCGGCCAAATGGACGTTATATAGATGTAACCGCTATCACCCCAACACCTTTGGGTGAGGGGAAGACCACTACGCTCATTGGGCTTACACAGGCATTAGGGAAATTGGGGAAGAAGACGGCTTGTTGTATTCGTCAGCCCTCTATGGGGCCAACTTTTGGGATAAAAGGCGGTGCGGCCGGTGGTGGCTATGCACAAGTCGTGCCTATGGAGGAGTTTAACCTGCACCTTACGGGCGATATCCATGCCATTAGTGTGGCGCATAATCTGGCCTCGGCGGCCATAGATGCACGCTTATATCACGAAAGCCGTATGAGCGATGTCGCCCTAGAAAAATTAGGACTAAAGCGTTTAAATATAGATCCTTATAACATTACTTGGCCGCGTGTGGTGGACGTAAACGATCGCTCGCTACGCCATATTACCTTGGGGTTGGGCGGCGTATTAGACGGAATCCCGCGAGAAGGTGGCTATGATATTGCCGTTGCCTCCGAATTGATGGCCATCATTGCGCTTGCCTCTGATCTGAAAGACCTCCGGAAACGGGTTGGGCGGATTGTCTTTGGCCTGAACCGCGCCGGACAGCCACTAACGTTGGAGGATTTGCAGGTGGCAGGAGCTGTGACGGTGCTGCTACGGGATGCCTTGTTGCCAAATTTGATGCAAACACTCGAAGGGCAGCCGGCTTTGGTACATGCGGGGCCTTTTGCAAATGTGGCACATGGTAACTCTTCCATTGTAGCGGACAGAATCGCGCTAAAACTGGCGGATTACGTCCTAACAGAGTCTGGTTTTGGGTCGGACATTGGCATGGAGAAATTTGTGCATGTAAAATGCCGCACCAGTGGTATCGTGCCCGATGCCGTTGTATTGGTAGCAACCGTGCGGGCCTTAAAAACGCATGGTAATGGGCCGCCTGTGGTTGCTGGCCGTGCTTTAGATGTGGCTTATACCCAAGAAAATTTGCCTTTGCTACGAGAGGGCTTGCCCAACCTTATTCGACATATCGAAATTGCGCGGAAGTTTGGGATTCCGGTGGTGGTGGCCATCAACCGTTTCCATACCGATACCGAAGCCGAGATTGCCGTCATCCGCGAGGCAGCACTAGCAGCAGGAGCCTACGATGCCATCCCGACAACCCATTTTACAGATGGAGGCGCGGGTTCTGTGGACCTGGCGCAGGCCGTCATGAAAGCGGCGGAACGCCCCAAACAATTCCGGTATTTGTACCCACTTGAATTGGGCATTGCAGAAAAAATCGCCATCGTAGCCCGTGAGGTTTATGGGGCAAAAGGCATTGCATTGGATCAAAAAGCGCAAAAACAAATTGCTCGTTACGAAGCCGCCGGATTTGGAAACTTGCCCATTTGTGTGGCTAAAACCCATCTAAGCCTTTCGCATGACCCCACGCTGAAGGGCGTACCACACGACTTTATCTTCCCTATTCGTGAGGTGCGGGCAGCGGTTGGGGCTGGGTTTATTTATCCAATCGCTGGAGACATGCGGACTATGCCCGGTTTGGGGGCAAAACCCGCTTATATGCAGGTTGACATAGATGAAAATGGCGAAGTGGTGGGACTCTTCTGA